In the genome of Raphanus sativus cultivar WK10039 chromosome 9, ASM80110v3, whole genome shotgun sequence, the window tttaagtgatttttttataatattaattaaaataaaatgtagaggatacaaatttttttatcaaatatttttgatttgtaatcattaattattatatatacgttaatcatattaggtaattttgtAGCTTTTATCTAAGGAAGTAAACttacgtagcttttatttaaggaaataattgaagactattaattaatatgataattagtttaataaaaagtataatatatatttatatggaccaacatatttttttaaggatttctgagaatcatcctagtgatgacacgtggctacaaaacatgttgtaatgttccaggattaatatataggggatgaaACGATCCTGATTAGTTTTCTTAATCCAAATTTATTCTCTGTAATcactaaaatataatactacATGTATTTCAAACTATATGATGTTTAGTTTTTTTGCATATCTatcaaaaagttaatatttatttatatttccttttccacaaaattaaattaattaaagctactttaacaaataaaaaatagtactACGAAATATAAATGATTAGAAGTACCAACTAATATTAAAGTTTACACTTAAATCTAAAAACagcattttaattaatttaaataaaataaaattttaaaacactgTTTAAAATGAAACAGACTTAATAATGTTCCATTTTGTTTAATGGGTTTAAAGTTTCAGCTCGACTTGTTTGGGTCTTTTATACACTAGGTACAACTTAGAATATGTAATCCTTGCCAAAACGGTGTTAAAACAACACATTTAATCACTTCCACTAATCAATATCCTTTCAAGAATATGTATCATGCAGGAACTGGTCTTGCACCAGAAGGAAGCTGTACATTCGCAGCGTATTCACGCGCCCACAAGTCATAGTGAACAATCTCTTCAAGAGACGGTGATGTTACCAACTCGGTTCTATGTTTGTCGCATGTTAACTCCACAACCTTGAAGATATCCAAATAGCTTATCCTGCAAACAAAAGAAAGtgtaaataaaaacaatgtAATTCGTTTTCAAGAACACTTGAGATGACGCTTACTTTTCATCAATGAACATCTCAACAGCTTTCTCGTTAGCTGCACTGAGAACTCCAGTCATAGTACCACCAGCTCGTCCAGCAGCATAAGCGAGATCCATTGATGGGTATTTCACATTGTCTGGTTTCTTGAATGTCAAGGAACCAAGTCTGCCAAAAAATCACACTATCTTAACCCTCTTTTGGTTTAACAATTTCTAAACCAAGCTTAGGTTAACACTTGATTAAACTGaggaaatatctataaattgtGGTCTGCTTACTTGCAAAGGTCAAGTCTTGGCCAAGTTACTTCAGAACAAGGAACCCTATCAGGCCAAGACATGGTGTAGAGAATAGGTAAACGCATGTCAGGCCATCCTAACTGAGCAAGCACAGATGAATCCTATGGAACAAAACAGTTacaagttaataatttttttcatttctgaAAGCATAAGATGAAATTGCAGTATTTTCAAAAGCAAGACCTGTGTTTCAATCATGGAGTGAATGATACTTTGAGGATGGATGACAATCTCTATATCGTCATACTCAGCTCCAAACAAATAATGAGCTTCAATGACCTCAAGACCCTGTTTCAATAACTCACACCTTACACCTTGATCAAAGGTTACTTATTAGTTTGAGAAAGCAAATGATGTTTAACCTTGTTGAAAAGCGTGGCTGAGTCCACAGTGATTTTCTTTCCCATGTTCCAGTTAGGATGCTTCAATGCATCAGCTACTTTAACCTCCTTGAGCTTCTCAACAGGCCAATCTCTATACCCAACATCCAGTGTAAATAACTTCAATTACCAAATGAGaatgaagaagaacaaaaatctATCAAAAGAGAACAAACCTAAAAGCTCCACCAGATGCAGTCAAGATTATTTTGCGCAGAGCGCCTTCAGGCAAGCCTTGAATACACTAGAGGAACaacataaaagaagaagaagaagaataagttCACTCATTATCAGTTAAGATAATATGGCGATCAACAAAACCACAATTTTGATACCTGGAATATGGCTGAATGTTCTGAATCTGCTGGAAGAATCTTAACGTTATGTTTGTTGGCGAGTGGAAGCACAAAAGGACCGCCTGCTATTAATGTCTCTTTGTTTGCAAGAGCAATGTCTTTTCCTGCTTCAATTGCAGCAACAGTAGGctacaagaaaataaacaatcatCTTCCAAGATTCATACTCATATGCTCTAATGAAAATACAATAGAGTATATATCTACCTTCAGTCCTGCACAACCTACTATTCCGGTGACAACAGTCACAGCGTCTGGGTGGCGAGCAACCTGTTGATGAAT includes:
- the LOC108823825 gene encoding 1-deoxy-D-xylulose 5-phosphate reductoisomerase, chloroplastic, with amino-acid sequence MMTLNSLSPADSKSLSSFLDTSRFNPTPKLPGGFSLRKRNQGRGFGKGIKCSVQQPPPAWPGRAVPEPPRQSWDGPKPISIVGSTGSIGTQTLDIVAENPDKFRVVALAAGSNVTLLADQVKRFKPALVAVRNESLLNELKEALADLDYKPEIIPGEQGVIEVARHPDAVTVVTGIVGCAGLKPTVAAIEAGKDIALANKETLIAGGPFVLPLANKHNVKILPADSEHSAIFQCIQGLPEGALRKIILTASGGAFRDWPVEKLKEVKVADALKHPNWNMGKKITVDSATLFNKGLEVIEAHYLFGAEYDDIEIVIHPQSIIHSMIETQDSSVLAQLGWPDMRLPILYTMSWPDRVPCSEVTWPRLDLCKLGSLTFKKPDNVKYPSMDLAYAAGRAGGTMTGVLSAANEKAVEMFIDEKISYLDIFKVVELTCDKHRTELVTSPSLEEIVHYDLWAREYAANVQLPSGARPVPA